The Campylobacter sp. CN_NE2 region CGCACTCTGTTTATAGAGATTTTGGAATTTGCCGTGTATGTTTAAGAAAAATGGCTAATGAAGGTTTGATCCCAGGCCTTAAAAAAGCAAGTTGGTAAGGAAAAGTTATGATAAATGATTTGATTTCAGACGGACTAACTCGTATCAGAAATGCCGCTATGAGAAGACTTGATACAACCAAGCTTCTCCACTCAAAAGTTGTTGAAGCAACT contains the following coding sequences:
- a CDS encoding type Z 30S ribosomal protein S14 encodes the protein MAKKSMIAKAKRPAKFSSRAYTRCQICGRPHSVYRDFGICRVCLRKMANEGLIPGLKKASW